From one Macaca nemestrina isolate mMacNem1 chromosome 5, mMacNem.hap1, whole genome shotgun sequence genomic stretch:
- the LOC139363229 gene encoding transcription factor NF-E4-like, giving the protein MSDWNTSCFQETIKPLPHPHLNLTSGAKTQEGLMSAFPVDTSLQPREQATVARQRKLLSRQSPFCACTSVTEFAYWALQAQGAAAPHRNLLGIHLHLAPASSAAMKATSPDNAQTQVSLPGHAPSEEDPVESQTMSDPFKDHPHPFPSQPKPPTRIPLALPLKTHGALEQMHWQIPSLHPSQG; this is encoded by the exons ATGTCAGACTGGAACACTTCCTGTTTCCAGGAGACCATAAAACCCCTGCCCCATCCTCATTTG AACCTTACATCTGGTGCCAAAACCCAAGAGGGGCTTATGTCTGCGTTCCCTGTGGACACATCCCTCCAGCCCAGAGAGCAGGCCACAGTGGCCAGACAAAGGAAGCTCCTTAGCCGCCAGTCGCCTTTCTGTGCATGCACATCAGTCACTGAATTCGCCTACT GGGCCCTGCAGGCCCAGGGGGCTGCAGCTCCACACAGGAACCTCCTAGGAATCCATCTCCACCTGGCACCTGCTTCAAGTGCAGCAATGAAGGCCACTAGCCCAGACAATGCCCAAACCCAGGTAAGCCTGCCAGGCCATGCCCCCTCTGAGGAGGACCCCGTTGAAAGTCAGACTATGAGTGACCCCTTCAAGGACCACCCCCATCCCTTCCCAAGTCAGCCAAAACCTCCTACTCGGATCCCATTGGCTTTGCCGCTGAAGACTCATGGTGCCCTGGAACAGATGCACTGGCAAATACCATCGCTTCATCCGAGCCAGGGGTAA